In the Brettanomyces nanus chromosome 1, complete sequence genome, TTGAAAGATGCAGGATAAATTTGATAAACAGTTGCTTCCTTCCACCATTCTGGTTTGGTTTCGGGGTGTAAGTGAAGAGTTGTAGCCGCCATATGTTAATATCACAAAatttttgttgatgataggtttgaagaaatgaacATGTTTTAGATATACTGGGATGAGGACGGTTTTAAATATCATTCTTTAAAAATCTTTTGACATACCTTCACCATATTAGTGGGGCTAGACAATTTAGTAGGTTGAAATGTGGCAATGAAAGTCGACCGGTATCGAAGCTGGTGATATCGTGAGAGAGGGCGAGCTCTGCCCGAAAGGCCTCGAAATAAAGAGGGTCAGGTGCAACCTTTTGCTTCGATCTCTTGAACAATAGTAATTTTAgggaaaaaagaaatataagtgaagaaaggagTTTTTTTTCGCTATTCTGTGTGACTATGCGTACCCCATACTTTTTTGCTGATCCACTCTGTGTTACCCCATACTTTTTGTGAATCCTGCATATCTAAAATCAAATTGTTTCTTTTATGTCCGTTACGAGTATTTCACAAGGGCGAAGAGAGAAACTCTACCTACTAACTAATGTTCAGTCCACTCAGATATACAGCTATATACATAACCACTGCGAATATATACAACCACAGTGAATAATAAAAAAGTTTTGATCTTGTAACGTGACTAGTTAACTTCGGCGTGCTCTAAACCTTGATTACATCATCCGAATTTTAacagtttctttttatatATTATTGCATATCGGCCGGCATGAAGATTAAAATGCGCGTTATTACCTGCCCAATTAGAttgttttccttttctgtcGTTTATCGCCGCAGTGTTTCTCTCTAGCGCATAGactaaaaaaaaatgaaatggTGGGGAAATCTCCTTGCCATCCCTCCATCTACTCTTGATGCTTGTTGAAAATATCAACTATGAAAGATATGCATAGAGCTAATATAGAAAATCTCAGAACAGAACAGCTCATAATTATGTGGTTTTCCATCAGCTGACTGACAAATAACAAAGTCCATCTAAAGGAGAGCCGTTTACAAATTGAGGGTCATTGTTCACTTCCCCATACTAATTCTGAATGTCTGGGATAGCCGTTCCAAAATCTTAAAATAGTGACGGTGCCCGGAAACGCAGATACCAACCAAAGGGCCCGGATATCAAGGGAGATGCTTTGGCTTCGGGATTCGCGCCGTTTCTGTCCAGCCATTAATATCTGGTTCACACTGACTTTCTCTCTTCCGAAATAACCAGCTTATTCCATTTTATATTCATCATTTGGCATCTCGTATCTTAGTTCTCCGTGTGGGAAGTGCGCAACATCACCTCTAAATTCAGATATTAAAAGTAAAATGAAATGAGAATGCATTCTGTTTGAATAGGGTAACACTAGGCGAGTCTAATAGAGATGAAAGTATGGATCAACACAATTCCTGTATCATCACCAGTAGTTCGGATGTTCAGCTGGCATGAGACAGCAGATAATGATAAGCATCATCCCTTATACAACTATGTCCTTAAGGACCTTAATATGATGATGTCTTCCCGATATTCCGATAAAGCCTGCTGCACAAAATCTTCTCCGTCGGACATCTTGAAAAAGCCTCTTAGCACTCCAAAATCTGTTCTATGTTTTTTCTATGAACGTGATTGGAGTGATTTCAAATGTTGAAAATATGTTTCCAAAAGTCATACCTTTTGCATCAACCTTGAAAACCGATTTTTATGCATACAATCCCCACTGTACTTTGAGCGAACAATGCATATTTAGCTAATGAAAGTCGGGTCAAGAGGCTCAGGGGAGGTTCAAAAAATCACTTCCCTTGCACAGAAGAGCGCAGAAATGTGCGAAGGTTTGCAAATTGTGGGGTGATTGTTTAATTTGATAAAGCCGAATGGTCCCTCCtaactctttttcttcttaataTTGTCCTGCACATATCCTCATAAAAAGGAAAGTCCAGATATTTGGTGTTTAATATCTCAAATGAGTTTAGACACCCTCTCGTGATGTCCGCAATGAACTATTCGATTGTTAATGCTCCGCATGTGCCCAAGTTTCATGACAACCTTTACCTGGCCAGACAGTGCTATGACTAGATTTATCCTTTGCTCCGCGCTTTAGATttacatatatatatgctAGTATTTTGCTGCAAGCTATAAGAATATTGTAAAATGTTATAAACTTATAAACATATTAAAGTATGAGTGTGAATAATAGTCAGAACAGTGTTGATGAGAAGCCTACAGAATCCTTCAGGGAATTTGGGGACTCCGCTCCAGTCGACGTCGAAGACGAGATTGTTACGAAATTCTTGGGTGTCTCTGAAGATGCTAGGGAATCAGAAAAGTCAGATAAGGAAATGAGTTTTATGGAAGCCGTGAGGACATATCCAAAGTGTGCTGGGTGGTCATTTATTTTCTCAAGTGGTCTTATTATGGAGGGATATGATACAAAACTTTTAAGTTCTATGTATGCTTTACCCTCTTTTTGTAAGAGATTTGGTACCTGGGATGAGAGTAGCGGCAGTTATCAATTGGTGTCGAGCAAACAGACTGGTTTGAACGTGTGTGTGTCTCTTGGAGAAATTATTGGTTTACAATTTGCTGGTACTATTGCTGACCGTATCGGAACTCGAATGACATTGGTTGGCTCTCTTGGCCTTATTACGTGCTATattttcttattcttctttgcaaaaAATTATGCGATGCTTGTGGTTGGTCAGCTTCTTTGTGGAATGCCATGGGGTTGCTTCCAGACATTGGCTACGACCTATGCTTCTGAGATCTGTCCCATGGTGTTAAGATACTATCTTACATCTTACGTCAACGTTGCTTGGGTTCTTGGACAGCTTGTTGGAGCAGGAGTAATGAAAAACTCTGATTCGCGTCTTATGAATAAAGAGTCGGGATGGAAATTACCTTTTGGACTTATGTGGATATGGCCACTACCTTTGGCAATTGGAATTTACCTAGCACCCGAGTCTCCATGGTGGTTGGTCAAAAGGGGTAGACTTGCTGATGCAGGTAAAAGTGTGAAGCGGTTGCTTTCAGGAATGACcgaagagaagaaggatatcGTGGCAGATCTAATGgtgaaaaagatgaaaatgactagtgaaaaggaaaaggaaattgaaaagcTATCCACATACTTGGAATGcttcaaaaagagaaatttCAGGAGAACTCGTATTGCATGTATTACTTTTGTCATTCAATGTGCAGGAGGTAGTACACTAGTGGGCTACTCGACATACTTCTATGAGAAAGCTGGTGTTTCTAGTTCTTGGTCCTTTAATTTCACGATCATTCAAGACTGCTTAGGGTTTATTGGAAACATCATTTCGTGGTTCATGTCTCCCAAGGTTGGACGTGCTACCATGTTCATAGGTGGCGTCGGCATTCATATTATTTTGATGTTAGTAATTGGTATCATTGGATTTGTGGGCCATGGAAGTGGCAGCGGATACGCAGTTGGTGTATTATTGATGGTCTTCGATTTTGTGTACTACGTCACTGTTGGTCCTGTTACATATTGTATTGTTCCAGAGATTCCTTCTGTTAAGTTGAGAAACAAGACAGTGGTTCTTGCAAGGAATTGTTACAATGTCGTTGGAATTGTTAATGGTGTGTTGACTCCATACATGTTGAATCAATGGAGCTGGGGTGCCAGGACGGGTATCTACTGGGCAGCCTTTGATGTAATCTGGTTTGTTTGGTCCATCTTTGAGCTTCCAGAAACAAAGGACAGGACATTtgcagagattgatgagCTTTTCGAAGAAGGTGTGCCTTCAAGGAAATTCAGGTACACTGTTGTCGATCCATTTGAGAACAAGAAGTTATTGGAACACTTTGACAGCGATCATGTCAACCGGTTGGCTAACATTGAAGTTAATGAAAAGTCAAAGGATATCATCGATGCTTGAATTGCTTTCTTATATCTTAAGGCTGAGGTTGATGATAGGTGTTACAAGAAACTTTGTATTTGGCCTACTTGCAAACGTATGTCTATTGCTTTGTGCTTAATGATTTTTTTAAGTGTTATTTTTTAACATTTTTTAAGTTAAAGAAATGAATTTGTTATGTTTAACTTGACTTAGTATACAAACCGGGTGGAAGGATTAGATTGGAGGAATTTTTGATGATATGTCTTCATAAGATAACACAGATGTCGcattaaagaagaatgaaacagaaaaaggagCGACATAACTTTTTTCAACTGTAATATGGAAAAGACTTGGAGCTTGCCTGCGAATAAGAATGCTATCTATAACAAGACTATATACCCAAAGTGACATTCTTGTGTAAGTAATAGGGTAGTTTTATTGTTACAGTATGACATTGTTGCCTAACATCTGCTCACATTATTGAGAAATTAAATTTTGAACGGCGAAatgtttctttgaatatGCTTCTATTGAGAATCAGACACTAGTCGATAAATGTATTCTATGCTTCCCCTTCAATACCCATAATAAACTATAATAAATAGCAGGCAGAAACAATGAGTTTAATCTTCTAACTATTATGAGCATCTCAGGAATCAGATGCGCTATGGCATAATTGAGTTATCTTTTTGTCTGTCAGATATGCCTGTATAGAGTTCTGGCGTCGCTTCATTTGAATTTATTTCTGGTAGTGGGCTGTCTCAGTCAGGAGCTTTAAAGCGTTGTTTGAGCTGCAACctcaagaaaaaatgatCACGGTTCTGATTGCAAAAGTTCAAGGGAATGTCCCATATATTTTCGGGATATGATCCAACTAGTTTGTTCAATACTTCATTGACTTCTTTAGTTTGGCCTTTACTCTGTGGATGGTTGATAATatgaagaaacagaggtttttcattttctatGCGTTAACATTTTTGTTCATTTGTTATCAAGTCACGTACTACTCAGTTCATTTGCTGTACAAAGCTGTCTTTTTTAGTGAATCTAAGGTCATTTTAATGAATGATCATTATCCAAAGCATATCAAGAAGTATAGAAACGGGTTCATGTCTTTCAAGAGAACAATGTAGCTTCAATCATAAAACTATCCTTAACCACAAATTTGACTTCCTTAAGAAATGAATCCCGCATCGATTAAGATCAATATGAGTATTTGCAGACCACCAGAGAAGCAATTCGTTTTCACAAAGTTCGCTCTTAAACTTGATATCAATGTTTACTTATGTCTATTTTTCATTCAACTGTAACAATGGTGCAATAAAAGTGGACGGCTCAAGCAGTCACCGGGTCGACTTATTTTACTTTTGGTATTGGTTATTTATATATTAATGAAATGCAATGATTAAAGGATATACGACATTTCCATCTCCTGAGATCACAAGCATTATAGCGTCGTATATTTGGAGCTGTTAAAATCGAAGAAAAGTTTGTAGAATGACTTTATGCAGTACTAAACTATGAATATACGCAGACTGGAGACTCTTGCCTTAAGGGGTGTGAAAATGAACATTAAAGAGTAAAAAGGTATATTGGACTCACAGTCAAAGGATATTAAGTTCTAATTGTCATCATAGAAATCATTTAGGGCCCGAAATTGACCGTGGAAGCTGTTGACTACTCTTTAAACTCAGGTTTCTGGCTCGAGCGTGCACTCTTTAGGAAATTATTTCCATTCGGGATTTTGGGCCCCCCACACTGAGTGCAAAGGCCGTCCGTGAGCTCTTGAACATTGACACGCATTTTAGTCACCGCCAGCCACGGCTTCAATTCCGATAAAAAAATATTCTATTTTATGACACAGCTGTTCTAATAATGAATTAGTTCATGATGAAATTCGCGCTTTCCCCGGTGGCTTTTCGTCCTCCCGAAAGCTCCCGGTAGTCGGCCTGAAACTCATTCGCCTTTTGGCTGAAACTCTGCTGTTCGgcttcacttcttcttccttattCACCAAACAATCATGTTCAGAGACAGAACCAACCTTTATATTGCGTACAGAAGAACATTTCCACACCATGAACACGCCCCGTTTGAGAGAGGATCCGAGGAAGAACAAGGGTTAATTGGGGTAAAGCCCTATAGAGACGACGACAATGACCATAGCGAACCCATAGAAATGGCACAATTGCCACTCAGTATGGTGAAACTCGAACAAGAATTGGAGGCAATGCTTGACGGAATAGTCAATGATATCAACGAGTTGGGAAAACTCTACAGAAAGAACATGCTACCAGGATTCAACGACACTAGTGAAGACGAAGCTAAGATCAACGATTTGAGTATGAAGATCACTAAGAAATTTCAGTTTATGTACACGGAGATAAAGAAACTTGACGACAGTAAATTACAGTTTGGCAGAAAGTCAGAGACACTTTTGgtggagaacttgaagaagaaatcgGCAATTCGAACGCAGGAACTTTCGACTTCGTTCCGAAAGCTACAGAATAACTATATTCGATACTTACGAGAGGATGAGTTTGAGGTTGCCACTCCAAATGTTGAAAATAAGGGTTTCGATGAGTCGCAGATATTTGCAAATAATGGGAATCccggagaagaagatgaaggcTCTGCTATAGAGAAATATTCTCGTGAAGCTATGCAGAGTTCAAGTAAACAGCTTCTAAAGCAGGTGGACCAGTCACAGAGTAGGTTGAGTGATGAGTATCTTGAACAGAGAGAGCGGGAGATTTATAAGATAGCGCAGGGAGTGGTGGAGATCTCGACAATCTTTAAGGAGTTGGAGACGATGGTGATAGATCAAGGTACTATTCTTGACCGTGTCGATTATAATTTGAGTAAGACGGTAGAGGATGTGAAAAAGGCAGAcaagcagatgaagagggCTGAGGGTTATCAAAAGGCTACGACCAAATGCAAAGTGGTTTTGTTTTTGGTCTTGGTGATCTTATTCATGCTACTGTTACTCATGGTAAAGCCGAGAAGGGTCGATCATTACAACCATGATACAGATAAAGGAGGAGACAGTAATCCGTCGGCATATACACCTGACAGGACGCCAGAGAATACTTCGCCGGATGTGGGGAACTTAATATAATagcatttgaagaaggacaaAGAGAAgggaggaaagaaagaaagtagAGAGGTATTAAAGCTGGAAAAAATAATGTACAAAATAACGAATGGAACAACAAACATAATAGTGAAAGGTCTATAGGAATTGACGCTGTAGTTTTATATTCTACCGTAAGGACCGTCTCCCAGCGACGAAGGAGTAGGAAAGttctgttgctgttgctggCGTCTCTTAAAGTTGTTTCCCACATGAGGTTGAGATTGTGCAAACCGCTGCTGACTCATCTGCGTAATTCCGTACTTCCTCACTCCAGCTTTGTTCATGTTACTTCCCAGCAGAAGGTCCGGACTGTTGTTGAGAATCATATCGGAACGAGATCTTTGAATTGGGGGCTGTTGTGGCGCCGCATAGGGGTTTGAAGTATCATACTGGTGCATTGGAGGCATTGGCGCCATTGGTGCAGTTTGCAATTGTTGGTAGCCGTTGAACGATTGTGAAGGTTGAGGAGACAACGTTGAAGGATAGTAGGGAGTACTCATTGGATACTGTTGTTCAGGCAAATTGACTTTCTGCTGAGCTCCTCTATAGTAATTTGGGTTGACGCCCCGTTGAGACACACTCGTAAAAGCAGACTGGCTGCTTCCCGAGTCTCCATCTGGGTTATAAATCTCACCCTGATCCATTCTATTATCGTTGTTACCAACAGGTATGTCACTATTTTCTGTTTGTTCTCCCTCCTCGTCGTCAAGATAAACATCTGGAAGCTTCAATCCCGGTTGATCCGATCCTGCCATGTTAGCTTTGGTACTGTCATCTGCAGTATAGTAAGACGTTTGGCTCAACTTTGGAACACTGGTACTGCTTGCTAGGTTTTCGTCCATATAAGTGAAATCACGTTGGGAAGCAGAAGGGTTTTTATCGTCTGcaatagaagaaggacCAACAGAGGAAGCCATAGTTCTAGTTCGAGACGTATCGTAAGGTTGGGGAGGAACAAAACTGAGGTTATCTCCTGCAGCAGAATTGGGATAGCTACCAGGGACAGGATAGGCGTAGTTTGGTTTTGCCATACCCGCGCCAACACCAGTACCCGCGCCAATGCCAGCACCCGTAGCGGCACTATCTAGACCTGGAGTCGCGGAAAGAGGTGCCATTGCGGGAGATGAAACCACATTGAAGCCACTTCCCGTATTCACCTTAAAGTTGTTTGAAGGAGCGTCACCAAGTTCcaactttctttcctcGTCGAAGGAGGAAACATCGGCAGAGCCCCAGCCAAAGTCGTTGTTAGCATCATCGCCATTGTCCTCATCACGTAGATAAGCGGCAGGAAGGAACTTGCTAGCAAAACCTATTAAAACAAGGGATATGAGGTTGAGAATTGTAGCCGGAATAAGCAACCAACAAGCCCATTGAACGTGAGGGTAGAAAAGTAAGAAAGATATGATGCAGACAAGAGCAGAGGCTAAAAAGGCGATCACGGCTATAAAAATAGTAATGATCCAATAAGCAGAGGCCAAAGCAGCATTTTTAGAAAGAATGCCAACAAAATTTAGGACGACTGCAATAAGAGTAAGGCCAGCAGCAATAGGAGCAACTATCATAATTTGAGAGAGCTTGTCTCTAATAGTAGAACTCATCGACCAAGAAGGAGCATCCGAATTGGAAGACTTGTAAAGACTGGAAGGTTTGTAATTTGTGGAGACACTCGAACATTGAGACCGTTTAGTAGCATCGACAGGACAGTAACCAAAGGTACCATACTTATAGGTACCATCAttggccaaagaaagagagggCACAACAGGAGAAGTAATAGTTGCTATAATAAGGAAAGCAAGAGTCACCACTTGGAATGGCACGGCAACCAAGTTGGTGGAAAACTTCATGAGGTCTGAGATAAATAAATGAACAAGCcgaaagagaaacaaacaGACGGTTACAAAAGAGCGATGCTAAAAATAACGAAAATCGCGCTTCAAATATGGTGGTGAACTTTTATGAACTTTTGAGAACTTTTGGTGACCTTTTGGTGAACTTTTGGCGCCTAATGGATCGGAAGGCTTTCGCTCTCATCTTATCCagggaaaatttttatgAGATAAGCGGGAGTCAATATCGGCTGTCTACCAGGTGCCActggcagaagaagggtGGTTTTTAGGGGACAGAAGGGTAGTTTTAAAAGCGTAGTTTACTCTAAAATTATCGGTGGCTATCATGTTTATCATGGGTATCATGGTTATCATGGTTAATTGTTTGGCGATTGTTTAGCAATTGTTTGGCTGCTGGCGACGCGCAAACTCAAATCAATTTATTCCTAATCGGGCAATGTGatgatttctcttcttggaagcGAACGGGGAAGTCTCCGTTGTGGCTATTTGGGTAGAAAAAAACGGGTTCACAGTTCACGTGGCGCATCACGTGCATATATTCACATGATGTATATCTTCTAACAAAGATGCGATGGCATTTCGCTGCATTCAGATTTACATACTTAGTAGACACTCTTTTCCTAAACTATATCATCATTATGACTACACGGAACACTGATTCTATCAGCTGCGGCATCTGTaatgagaaggagaacGGGGTTTTATCCGCCGACGGAGATTCCAAGGTTATAGGCGCCAACGGCAATTCCCGGGGCTACCCGTTATCCAGATACCCTTCTGCGGGAGACATCGAAGAAGCAAGAATCCTTCTGAGGGCATCGCAGTCACAGACAAATATTAACGCAACATTcgaagaacaaaaagaacaagagcATTTGGCCCGGCACTTACCTCCAGTCAAACTATCCCTGAAGTTTGGACCGGTTCCCCTGGATAATGGCAAAgtgttcttctttgacatAGACAATTGTCTCTATAAACGATCCACAAAGATCCATGACCTCATGCAAATATATATTCAtcgattcttcaaaagacaTCTCCATTTGAATGACAAGGACGCCTATCAGTTGCACATGAAGTACTATAAAGAGTATGGTTTGGCTATCGAAGGATTGGTCAGAGAGCACCGAATCAATGCTTTGGAATATAACAAAGTCGTCGACGATGCATTACCATTGGACAGGATTTTGAAACCTAATGTCCACTTGCGCAACTTCCTCGTAAGGATGAAATTGGCAGGCAAAATTGACCGGCTGTGGCTCTTTACCAACGCCTATAAGAATCACGGACTACGTGTCATTAAGCTGCTTGGAATCGGCGACTTGTTCGACGGAATGACGTTCTGTGATTATGCGAATGTCCCTATGATTTGTAAGCCCATGAAGGATGCCTTTGAAAAGGCTTTACACGATGCTGGGGTCACCAATCCTGCCAATGCTTATTTTATCGATGATTCACACATCAACGTTGAAGCTGCCGCCGAGTATGGTTGGGGCCATGTCATTAGATACgtggaaagagatgaagatatgCCAAAACCAGGTCAAACAGACCATAAAATTAATATAGTGAGAGATGTTCAGGAGATTGAGAACGTTTATCCTGATTTGTTATCCAAATAACAACGCTCAATCCAACCTGCCCACCACAAATGATAGCACGCCATGACTATCCGTCACTGGAGGACATACTATAGCCTCAAAATGGTGGAAATAGAACCGCTTTATTTCCATGACCTGCCGTCGAATCCTGgcaatcttcttggcatCTTTCCGTCTATGCGGATGTTTTTCAAGATGTATTATATACAGGAGGGAGAGTCTTTCCAAGCATACAACTCTTAATTTAGCTGTTTCATATGCATTTTTGTTCGTCATGTAGTTCCCTGTATCCACTTTTGTACCCGGATCGTATCTGTTCTCCTTAAGTGTAGTTCCGTTGAGGCAGGCATTCTTGAAAGTACCAACCAGTTCCACAAACTTGTGACACAGACGTTTGTCGCTTGCCAACTCGCTCATTTGTAACGGTGACCATAATTCCTTGGCCTTTCTCAAGGCTACATCATTGAAATTGGTCTTGTATATAAACTCCAGCATTGATTGCATTTGGAAAAGAGTCATTTTGAATACTTTTGAGAGTTTCCAACTTGTAGGTGCCTGAAGATTGTCTATAAAACGGAACCAAAGAGCAGGAAACTTGTCCAAATTCTCCTCCACCAGTTCAATTAACTTGCTGTTATCCTTTTTCACTAGTTTCATTATCGCTTTCAAGAGCAACTGAAGTGctgtgcttctttctccatcaATTATAGCAGATTCTCCTACACAACGCTGATTTATTCGAATATCAACACATGCGTAGGAAAGATATCGAACCATATGCTTCATAAGTACCTCGTCATCTTTACAATCCAATGCCGAAGTCACTTTGTAGACCTTCAATGCAAGCAGTATCATTGATGGTAGTTGTTCTTTGTTGTCCAACTTAAGTCTCAGTTCATCGATATTCAGTCCAATAGGAGCATTTATGAGCTCGTCATCACATCCGATGTCCAGCATAAACTTTTGAAACGTAGGAAGATCGAGTTTGTTCTTAATACCTTTCAAATCATAGCTGTTGACAACATCCACGTTGGTTTCCTCGGCCAGGCAGGCCAATACATTTTTCCAGTGGGTAGTTTCATCCGGTAATCCATTCATCACTTGACTTCTGGTAAGATGGTAGCTTCTCCGAGCAGTGGCTTGACCCCATTTCCCCCTAtccttgaagaaataaaagtCATAGAGTTCCTCTTTATTATTCTCATCACTCAATAGCTCTTTGAGTCTCTTCAGAAACAATATATTGGACGAGCTTCCCACGAAACCGTCAGCCAATTGATCCTTAAGAAGTACATCCAACTCCTGCTCCTTCTGCTGTTCGTTCTctgtctctttctcctgcttcttcatgGCCCTCTCAATCTTCTGCTGCGCTATAACTATGTTACCTAACTCTTTCACGTAGTGAGGCTTTGTACTTTT is a window encoding:
- a CDS encoding uncharacterized protein (EggNog:ENOG41), translated to MKFSTNLVAVPFQVVTLAFLIIATITSPVVPSLSLANDGTYKYGTFGYCPVDATKRSQCSSVSTNYKPSSLYKSSNSDAPSWSMSSTIRDKLSQIMIVAPIAAGLTLIAVVLNFVGILSKNAALASAYWIITIFIAVIAFLASALVCIISFLLFYPHVQWACWLLIPATILNLISLVLIGFASKFLPAAYLRDEDNGDDANNDFGWGSADVSSFDEERKLELGDAPSNNFKVNTGSGFNVVSSPAMAPLSATPGLDSAATGAGIGAGTGVGAGMAKPNYAYPVPGSYPNSAAGDNLSFVPPQPYDTSRTRTMASSVGPSSIADDKNPSASQRDFTYMDENLASSTSVPKLSQTSYYTADDSTKANMAGSDQPGLKLPDVYLDDEEGEQTENSDIPVGNNDNRMDQGEIYNPDGDSGSSQSAFTSVSQRGVNPNYYRGAQQKVNLPEQQYPMSTPYYPSTLSPQPSQSFNGYQQLQTAPMAPMPPMHQYDTSNPYAAPQQPPIQRSRSDMILNNSPDLLLGSNMNKAGVRKYGITQMSQQRFAQSQPHVGNNFKRRQQQQQNFPTPSSLGDGPYGRI
- a CDS encoding uncharacterized protein (BUSCO:EOG09343H57) — translated: RTNLYIAYRRTFPHHEHAPFERGSEEEQGLIGVKPYRDDDNDHSEPIEMAQLPLSMVKLEQELEAMLDGIVNDINELGKLYRKNMLPGFNDTSEDEAKINDLSMKITKKFQFMYTEIKKLDDSKLQFGRKSETLLVENLKKKSAIRTQELSTSFRKLQNNYIRYLREDEFEVATPNVENKGFDESQIFANNGNPGEEDEGSAIEKYSREAMQSSSKQLLKQVDQSQSRLSDEYLEQREREIYKIAQGVVEISTIFKELETMVIDQGTILDRVDYNLSKTVEDVKKADKQMKRAEGYQKATTKCKVVLFLVLVILFMLLLLMVKPRRVDHYNHDTDKGGDSNPSAYTPDRTPENTSPDVGNLI